GGGGCTACCCAAAGAGAGACAGTAAGGAAGTGGTATACCCAGCTTGAGCACTACTGTAATACTCAAGAGGTAGTAGAGGGAGCTCCTCGAAGCCTTCTGATTCAAGATTCATCCAACATTGCCCTTGACACTACTCCTTCCCTAGGTTACATCTCTGTTGCTCCCCCATATAACCCTGAATAAAGAAAGGTTTGGTTTACTGACGCATTCTCATGAAGAGAAAACAAGGTGTGGAAATACAAAGCAGTAGCATGGCAAGTCAATTCTAGAGAAAAGATTGTAACTGAAGGAGAAGGCAGTGCACAGGTAGGGGAACTGATGGAGTGTGTTCACTAGAGAAGCAGACGCTAGCATACCAGTACATATTTATACTGACTCATATGCAAGGTGCTGAactctttctttcttattttcctctcttcttccctttttgtAACCTCCGACACAAAGGGtaattgctttgctttattgCCAGAAAATTAACTCCTCAGGTGATTCAAATGTGTAATCAATACATTTGTATAAAGTTCGGccatttggtgtcatttcaccttaattccCCCCAAGGTATCAAGGCTAAAGAACTTCTCATTAGTCCCTTCCTCTGTGGTCAGGACACGACACACCCCTAGGTCTGTCCCAGAATCTGCAGGTACCAAGGACAGAGTACTGAAGGCCAGGGTGGACAGAGTCATCCAAATTTAATATTATAACTGTATAAACAGACTAAAGGTGTCTATCAAGTGATCCATTAATCCATTTCAAATGTTCTTCTATTATGGCACACACAATTTCTTAAATGAAAGCCAGGAATAAATAGCTAGGATAcacttttatttctgtacaaGAGTCCATGCTGCAGTGGCTTTTCCTCTTAGTTGACAGACCAAGTGTTTTTGTCCACCACAGAGACATTAATCTTCTTCCTTCTCAATGTAAGATTTAGTGGCAACACGTGCCATCTGCCTCGCCAAATAGCGGTCCCTTGCTGACATGACTGTCTCTTCATTGCTCCGTTTGGCAAATTTGCTCATGCTCTCAGATGGTTTTGGTGCTTGttctttctccccttcttctCCAGCGTTACGTTTTTGCTCAGAAAGAATTCCAGAGCTGGATCTTCCCTTTTCAtccacttctctctcttttttctttctctctttttccagaTCAGACTCTCCATCTTTTTCTAAAGATGCAGGAGtactttccctcctctctctgtatttcttttcatctCCACCGTATTTCTCTCTCCTATCCTTCCCAtgatcttccttttctctgcatttctctCCTCTATCTTTCTCCCTGTCATTATACCTATCTTTActatttcttattctttctttctctcgTTCCTTTTCTGAGCCCTTCTCTTCTCTGTCCTTTGCCTTCCTCCACTCTCTGCCATgttcctccctctcttttctttccttccccctttgTTTATCGTCTTGCTCTTCCCTCCGTCTGTAGTAATCTTTACTAGTGTGATCCCCGTACCTATGTcgctcttccttttccctttgatGATCCTTTTCATGGGTCCTACTTCTCTCATAATCTTTTTCCCTGGATTGTTCATCATTTCCCCTTCTGCTTGGTCTACTCTCCCCCCTCTTTGTAAGATGATTTGTTCGGGCTTTTGTGCGCAGCTCTTCCTCCACACTGGATGAGCTTGGTGACCTGGAATGCCTCTGTCTCTTGTGATGTTTAGCCTCCTCTTCACTGCTCACAGAGCtctctctttttatcttctttttcaaaTCTACTTTACTATTTTTGTGCCTCTTATCATCATCACTACTATCAGTTCCTAAGTCGGTATCAGCATCTGGATTATTCTCTTTCTTAGCAGAGGGCTTCAGTCTTTGTCGTTCATATGGGCATTTATTCCTTTGGTTGGACTCATCGTAACAACTGTCAGATTTCTCTTCCTTTATCCtacatttttcatgttaaaaaagaaaaaacaacattacACAGCCTGAAATCTCAGACTTTTCTACAAACTGACTTCTGGTCAGGACTTAAGCAAAAGATGCTGCTGAGAAGTCTAAGAAAGCAACTCTATCTGTGGCTCAGGTTCCAGGTATCCAGTGCAAACGATTTCTATTAAGTATCTGTATCTGGTTCATTGGTGAATGCAAGCTGATGAATTTATCTAAAGAATGACTATGGTAAAGTATCTGTAGTTTCCATCTAAGGAAAAAAGATATATTTCTTGTGTAAGATTTTTGGCAAGCTACACATTTTTTCCTATGTGTTTATTCCTCtatgctttgttatttttttctgactggtAAGGAAACAGATGTTTACTCACATAAGACAcatgccttttctttttaatcacacaGCTACAGCAACTGTGTGGTAACTTCTTAGGAATCAGCACACCATCTAGTTAGACTGAATGTTTGATGCATGCTTGAAAGCATGGTTAGTCTATGAAAAATGGCTAAAAATTATGATGAACATTTTGATCATTTATTTAGTAATCCAATTAATTAAAATGACAAGTCAAAGATGGATCAATTTAGGGACAAGCAATGTGAATTCCGAGAGCTAAAACTGACCCGTTTTCTCTCTGTATCCTATTGTACCACcataagaaagaataaaattgaaatataCACCTGAGCTGCTTTGAAAGCCCTGCTGGGAGCACCATCTACAGTACTACTTGTTTTCCCCTGCATCAATTTTATATACAACttgcaaaagaaacatttctttaatttGCAAGATTAAGAAACCATCATTTCAAATGATCTCTATGCAGTACAAAACCACATCATCCTGAAGATGATCTGAAAGAATTATTAAAGCAAATGGACAACCAAGTGGGCTGACCACTACTGCTACTCTTATAAAGAGATGCATCTGAGTAACTTAGATGTtattaataaaaagaagaaaccgtaaagtgcaaaattaatttaACCACCTCAGTAGCAATCTTTGTGCACCACTGAAACCAAGCAGGTATTTCTCTTTGGTGAAAGCCTAAGAGAGGATGTTTTTCCAGACACAGAGGTGCATTAATACTTTAAGTCTCAAATGACAAAACTGTGGCCTCAAATTTCCCATTTCCTGCTTAAATTCAGGAAGCTGTTCTGATTTTATTCCAGCCAGTAATTCTTACTTCCTATTTCTTTTACACTACTTTTCCCTACTTATTTCCAATAAGGTGGCATATCATTATACTACAGATATAATCAAGAATATCCTTATTTCAGATAGCTGAATAAATTAACTGTGATCACATTATTTAAGCTAAGAATTTACTTTCTAATAATCCAATCTCAGATCTAGAAGATCTCTTGATGAAAGCTGCATTTTCTTTGTGATGGCAAGCATTTAACTAATGACATCCAGGTATAAGGCCTATCTCAAGTGAGGTTTAACCTTAATTAATTGTTGCAAATGATCAGTTGTTGCATTTAATAAACATATCCCCTTCACCATATTTATTCACAGGGCAGAATTTCACCATCTCAGCTACATAAATAATTCAGTCTCATCTCATTACTTTGATTTGGAATGTGCCaatattaagattttaaaatattcctacTTAATTTCCTATATATTTGATTCATTTCCTTTTAGCATAGCATCAATACTCTATTTTTTATGAACCTGTAAACATGGAATAAATACAAAGGAAGACACATTCTTTTCAGGAAATTCATATCACAGCATCATTTCCTATGATTTACCTCTGTGCTCATCATTTTACCTTTTGTCTCCCTCCTGATTCAAACTATGTAACAGTGCAGATTGCCAAATATTATGTAGACCAAAGTAAATATAGTCTAGAATAATACCAAGTAGTATTACAGGTATGACTGTACTCTTGACACTTTTTAAACAGCATCCCTCTCCTGCTTGTTTCTGTCTTATAGTCTATACACTGATGACCCTTAGacattttccaaataattcaGTTAATCAGCTGTATAAAGGAACCTGCTTACCCTACCAGTGTTTTAGTACTCTGTCTTAATTCTTACAGTGTTCCAGTGAGGCTGGAATCACAAACAGCCAGAAGCTGATTTATATCTGAAAAACTTCTGGAATCACATCCTACCTGGCTTCACGGAAGCTGCATTTAGGCATCTCTTCTTCCCCTACTCTCTGGTTTAAAAGATGTCTGTAAAATCCACTGAGATCCTTCTGTTTGGTCACATCCAGGTATGCTAAGAGAAAGAAAGGTTGGATTTACTGTGCCACAAATACTCATCAGACACAACACACAACTGGTGGATACCACCAAGACTGCAATCTCCATCCTTGAGGTTTTCAAGCCCAGAGTAGAAAAAGCTCTGAGCCACCTGATTTGACCTCAGAGCAGACCAcgctttgagcaggaggctggaacAGACGACTTTCAGAGGTCCACTCCAACCTGATGCATCTTATGATGCTACATCCTATTCTTTACACCCATTCCTGGGACACTGTACAGAATGTCGGAGGTAAGGAGTGTAAGCACTGTACCTCAGGCTCACAAGTGTTCCTTCAACAACTGACCCTTCCTCACAAATTAAAAGTAGCAACCCAAATAGTACTGACAAACAGAGGAGCTTCCTCTGTTCCTTTACTTACATGtacaaaggaaaataacagacaAAGTGGGATTTGATTCAGTATCTGCTATCTGGTCCTTTTTGATTTTAATTATCTCAAGCCTCACAGAAAGACCAGATGACAATGTTGTCAATCATGTACAAGGCCATTCTTTTCAAGAGGAATTATTTCAGTGTAAATCTCACCCTCGAGAGCTgctgctcttctttctctttcctcctcctcagccctTTCTTGTAGCTTCTTCTTATAGGCTGAGGTCACAAAAGCCTCTTTGTGAGCAAACTGTCCTCCTTCCATTTCACGctctttctgaatttttctttccattcttttttcttgctCCTTCTTTCTAATCTCAGCTGCTTTGAGGATATTTTGGATGTATCTGGGCTAaaataggaaggagaaaaggtATTATACTGACAGGTTATTGAGGTGGCTGAGAAAACATAGACTGGGATTGATGGACATGTTGAAGAAAGTTGGTGATGGAAGAGAATGGACAGAGGCTAGTCTAACATATTGCAACACTGTTTGATAGCTATCTGAAATAAACTGTCATCCCCTTTTAGATCCTAACACGGCACGCTTCCCAGTCACAAAAGAGGCTGGTGTAGTCAAGCAAAACATTCAGCCCTAATCTTTGACTAGGATGATTTTTGCTCTGAGTGAAATTAAAGGCTTTTTGATTTCTCACCCCTCTGCCTTCTGTCTTCTAACTGCCTTTTACTACTGTAAAGGAGTGTGAAGCTTCCTTTTATACCCACATAACCTGACAAAAGCTTTCAAATTAACAGAATAAGTAACAATGAAAATATCACTTGTTAGGATAATTCAGCAATGCTTTGAAACAAGGCACTGGACTGTGGAAATTGGCCACATTTCACCAATGAGAGTTAATTACTTTAGTCTTCTGACAGTCCTCCAGTAAACACACTAGTGAGTGAGGAGGGACGGTTTATGTTCACTGCTTAGTAACAAAAGGGTCTCTATTACCAGAAGTAGTACTGTTGCAGGGCCCATTGTCTCTAATCCTATTACCATCCCATCGTAACATTCTCTTCAGAAATACAGAGACAGATATGCTATCTGTACATCATAAATCGGGCAGGAAACTTGTAGCCTGTCATCCTCCAGAATACCACTTGATCAGGACTCTGAATTATCTGATGAACCAACAGTTTTGCCAAAATTCTTGCAAACTACTACCTCATGCAACAGGATTTAAGCACAATACTTGCATGCCccatgagaaaaagaatttggcAAAGCTTAAAAGTTAATCGATCATAGCCGTTCCAAGCATAGAGAGATAAGACAGACAGCATAAGTTTTCAGGTATCGACCTTTTTGTCATCTTTTGCAGATAACATACTGGCAttactttctttcttcttttgctgcATTTCATCGTAAATACTGTCATATTCGTACACTGTAGCATCTTCCTCCAAAGCCTTCTGAATTTCCAATTTagtctagaagaaaaaaaagggggggagaagaagatagaaaaaaaaaatcaaccatgacatttttactattttcacaCATTTCATTCCTATATTGTAATTTAAACAGATCTATAGTACAAATCTATCCATTAAAACACTGAGTGTAAATTAAAAACACTCTGATCTACAAAGTTCTTGAACTGTTTACCAGGATTGAGAAGATGAACAACCAAATCATCACCAGTATTTGCAGTTATAGGAAATGTAGAAAGCAAAGCACAATAGTCAAAACAATACTGGTAATTTCTTAATGAGCAAACTGTTCCATCCAACaacacaatttttttaataaacagtaaAGAACATTTCAATAaattttactgtgtgttttcatCTATAGTTTATCCCCCTTCCTCAAAGCTCCAAATAATAAATATGTACCAATATAATGCAGGATATCACTCCGTATTTCACAGTTTTATCTTCTGTTTGTTCAATCAAATTGGAAGTAAGAACTGTGAAAccattcagttttttaaaaaagccctaTCAGAAAAACACCCTTAGATCACATCTCCTGACAACAGAAGAGGAATGCTGAA
Above is a genomic segment from Athene noctua chromosome 19, bAthNoc1.hap1.1, whole genome shotgun sequence containing:
- the NSRP1 gene encoding nuclear speckle splicing regulatory protein 1, whose translation is MAALSKQYGLIMPKKLPQKNLVSEKLSVFADDSDEEPSVGESLQKEALKKQAMKQTKLEIQKALEEDATVYEYDSIYDEMQQKKKESNASMLSAKDDKKPRYIQNILKAAEIRKKEQEKRMERKIQKEREMEGGQFAHKEAFVTSAYKKKLQERAEEEERERRAAALEAYLDVTKQKDLSGFYRHLLNQRVGEEEMPKCSFREARIKEEKSDSCYDESNQRNKCPYERQRLKPSAKKENNPDADTDLGTDSSDDDKRHKNSKVDLKKKIKRESSVSSEEEAKHHKRQRHSRSPSSSSVEEELRTKARTNHLTKRGESRPSRRGNDEQSREKDYERSRTHEKDHQREKEERHRYGDHTSKDYYRRREEQDDKQRGKERKEREEHGREWRKAKDREEKGSEKEREKERIRNSKDRYNDREKDRGEKCREKEDHGKDRREKYGGDEKKYRERRESTPASLEKDGESDLEKERKKKEREVDEKGRSSSGILSEQKRNAGEEGEKEQAPKPSESMSKFAKRSNEETVMSARDRYLARQMARVATKSYIEKEED